In Citrus sinensis cultivar Valencia sweet orange chromosome 2, DVS_A1.0, whole genome shotgun sequence, a single genomic region encodes these proteins:
- the LOC102608976 gene encoding putative ubiquitin-conjugating enzyme E2 38 isoform X2, with protein sequence MNFARDKAPSEDSVGDQKADLDKGKKKICDDEMWENQVKDASARDHAKSSSSESIISKIPNSSNSELSYHDEDDNDDNYGNMDDYADDDYEYDDTDMYEDNYATMQSQFDNVDLPPGVEASLPWLKDIASSQDVTSVSSTTSISDLSESKRKATISYLGESKSKLAFVSHSTASVESISDEKEEKEESRVMANIQGFKQFDTVDDFSDHHYNRMGFLGEEKPPKNWAKKIQEEWKILERNLPDTIFVRVCEARMELLRAVMIGPSGTPYHDGLFVFDCIFPPSYPNEPPSVYYYSGGLRLNPNLYDCGKVCLSLLGTWTGKSTEMWDKNKSTMLQVLVSIQALILNAKPFFNEPGFEKSYVGPEGEKMSRSYNDDAFIYSLKTMMYTLRKPPKHFEDLVAMHFRNHAHDILVACKAYMEGAVVGHVNIKNGNPEVDQVKWSSSKEFKDKLGQMMKILVNNFTRNGSTGCEQFLPST encoded by the exons ATGAATTTTGCAAGAGACAAAGCTCCAAGTGAAGATTCGGTTGGTGATCAGAAAGCTGACCTCGAtaagggaaagaaaaaaatatgtgatGATGAAATGTGGGAAAACCAAGTTAAG GATGCATCAGCCAGAGATCATGCGAAGAGTTCCTCGTCGGAATCAATTATTTCAAAGATTCCCAATAGTTCTAATTCTGAACTTTCATATCATGATGAAGATGATAATGACGACAATTACGGCAACATGGATGACTATGCTGACGATGATTATGAATATGATGATACTGACATGTATGAAGATAATTATGCGACCATGCAATCCCAATTTGATAATGTGGATCTTCCTCCTGGTGTAGAGGCCTCACTTCCTTGGTTAAAGGATATTGCTTCATCTCAAGATGTAACATCTGTCTCAAGCACTACAAGTATTTCAGATCTTTCTGAAAGTAAGAGGAAGGCAACTATCTCCTATCTTGGTGAAAGCAAAAGCAAGCTGGCTTTTGTTAGCCATTCAACAGCCTCTGTAGAGTCGATTTCTgatgagaaagaagaaaaagaggaaaGTAGAGTTATGGCAAATATCCAGGGCTTTAAGCAGTTTGATACtgtggatgatttttctgacCATCACTACAACCGGATGGGCTTTCTTGGGGAGGAGAAG CCACCAAAGAACTGGGCCAAGAAAATTCAGGAGGAATGGAAAATTCTGGAAAGGAACTTACCTG ATACAATATTTGTTAGAGTTTGTGAAGCAAGGATGGAACTTTTAAGGGCCGTCATGATTGGACCCTCTGGTACACCCTATCATGATGGCCTTTTTGTCTTTGATTGCATCTTCCCACCTAGCTACCCCAATGAACCACCG AGTGTTTATTACTATTCAGGGGGCCTCCGATTAAATCCTAATTTGTATGATTGTGGAAAAGTCTGCCTCAGCCTTTTGGGTACCTGGACCGGTAAATCAACTGAGATGTGGGATAAAAATAAGTCTACCATGCTGCAGGTTTTGGTTTCCATACAAGCTTTAATTCTGAATGCAAAACCGTTCTTTAATGAGCCTGGGTTTGAAAAGTCGTATGTCGGGCCTGAAGGGGAGAAGATGTCCAGAAGTTACAATGACGATGCATTTATCTACTCGTTGAAGACAATGATGTATACACTAAGAAAACCACCAAAG CACTTTGAAGACTTGGTTGCCATGCATTTTCGCAACCATGCTCATGATATTCTGGTAGCTTGTAAAGCTTATATGGAGGGTGCTGTGGTAGGGCACGTCAACATTAAAAACGGGAACCCGGAAGTTGATCAAGTCAAGTGGAGCAGCTCAAAGGAGTTTAAGGACAAATTAGGTCAAATGATGAAAATCCTCGTCAATAACTTCACCAGGAATGGATCAACAGGTTGTGAACAGTTTCTGCCTTCAACCTGA
- the LOC102609450 gene encoding uncharacterized protein LOC102609450 — protein sequence MKNMKGQVVLNLPAEKAWEMYRNNEIISKINPEMLAHAEYIQGDGSPGSLRLFKLGPAVHSYVKESIEKIEGVETGRSVTYLVVDGELKGIYDPYRVTISFTPVEGKQDEMCIAEWAAEFEPLTTSTPAPEKARDAALGFLKCFDKFQLSY from the exons atgaagaataTGAAAGGACAAGTAGTGCTGAATCTCCCAGCAGAGAAAGCATGGGAGATGTACAGAAACAATGAAATAATCAGCAAAATCAACCCAGAAATGCTCGCTCATGCTGAATACATTCAAGGGGATGGCAGCCCTGGAAGCCTTAGGCTTTTCAAGCTTGGTCCTG ctGTGCACAGCTATGTCAAAGAATCAATAGAGAAAATAGAGGGGGTGGAGACGGGACGATCAGTGACATATCTTGTAGTGGATGGTGAGTTGAAGGGGATTTATGATCCTTACAGGGTCACCATTTCATTCACTCCTGTTGAAGGAAAGCAAGATGAGATGTGTATTGCGGAATGGGCAGCGGAATTTGAGCCTCTGACAACGTCAACTCCTGCCCCAGAAAAGGCTAGGGACGCTGCCCTTGGATTTCTCAAGTGTTTTGATAAGTTCCAGCTTAGCTATTAA
- the LOC102608976 gene encoding putative ubiquitin-conjugating enzyme E2 38 isoform X1, with protein sequence MDDNLISPKLQSCKDAILHKLMNFARDKAPSEDSVGDQKADLDKGKKKICDDEMWENQVKDASARDHAKSSSSESIISKIPNSSNSELSYHDEDDNDDNYGNMDDYADDDYEYDDTDMYEDNYATMQSQFDNVDLPPGVEASLPWLKDIASSQDVTSVSSTTSISDLSESKRKATISYLGESKSKLAFVSHSTASVESISDEKEEKEESRVMANIQGFKQFDTVDDFSDHHYNRMGFLGEEKPPKNWAKKIQEEWKILERNLPDTIFVRVCEARMELLRAVMIGPSGTPYHDGLFVFDCIFPPSYPNEPPSVYYYSGGLRLNPNLYDCGKVCLSLLGTWTGKSTEMWDKNKSTMLQVLVSIQALILNAKPFFNEPGFEKSYVGPEGEKMSRSYNDDAFIYSLKTMMYTLRKPPKHFEDLVAMHFRNHAHDILVACKAYMEGAVVGHVNIKNGNPEVDQVKWSSSKEFKDKLGQMMKILVNNFTRNGSTGCEQFLPST encoded by the exons ATGGACGATAATTTGATCAGCCCCAAACTTCAATCTTGCAAG GATGCTATTCTTCATAAGCTCATGAATTTTGCAAGAGACAAAGCTCCAAGTGAAGATTCGGTTGGTGATCAGAAAGCTGACCTCGAtaagggaaagaaaaaaatatgtgatGATGAAATGTGGGAAAACCAAGTTAAG GATGCATCAGCCAGAGATCATGCGAAGAGTTCCTCGTCGGAATCAATTATTTCAAAGATTCCCAATAGTTCTAATTCTGAACTTTCATATCATGATGAAGATGATAATGACGACAATTACGGCAACATGGATGACTATGCTGACGATGATTATGAATATGATGATACTGACATGTATGAAGATAATTATGCGACCATGCAATCCCAATTTGATAATGTGGATCTTCCTCCTGGTGTAGAGGCCTCACTTCCTTGGTTAAAGGATATTGCTTCATCTCAAGATGTAACATCTGTCTCAAGCACTACAAGTATTTCAGATCTTTCTGAAAGTAAGAGGAAGGCAACTATCTCCTATCTTGGTGAAAGCAAAAGCAAGCTGGCTTTTGTTAGCCATTCAACAGCCTCTGTAGAGTCGATTTCTgatgagaaagaagaaaaagaggaaaGTAGAGTTATGGCAAATATCCAGGGCTTTAAGCAGTTTGATACtgtggatgatttttctgacCATCACTACAACCGGATGGGCTTTCTTGGGGAGGAGAAG CCACCAAAGAACTGGGCCAAGAAAATTCAGGAGGAATGGAAAATTCTGGAAAGGAACTTACCTG ATACAATATTTGTTAGAGTTTGTGAAGCAAGGATGGAACTTTTAAGGGCCGTCATGATTGGACCCTCTGGTACACCCTATCATGATGGCCTTTTTGTCTTTGATTGCATCTTCCCACCTAGCTACCCCAATGAACCACCG AGTGTTTATTACTATTCAGGGGGCCTCCGATTAAATCCTAATTTGTATGATTGTGGAAAAGTCTGCCTCAGCCTTTTGGGTACCTGGACCGGTAAATCAACTGAGATGTGGGATAAAAATAAGTCTACCATGCTGCAGGTTTTGGTTTCCATACAAGCTTTAATTCTGAATGCAAAACCGTTCTTTAATGAGCCTGGGTTTGAAAAGTCGTATGTCGGGCCTGAAGGGGAGAAGATGTCCAGAAGTTACAATGACGATGCATTTATCTACTCGTTGAAGACAATGATGTATACACTAAGAAAACCACCAAAG CACTTTGAAGACTTGGTTGCCATGCATTTTCGCAACCATGCTCATGATATTCTGGTAGCTTGTAAAGCTTATATGGAGGGTGCTGTGGTAGGGCACGTCAACATTAAAAACGGGAACCCGGAAGTTGATCAAGTCAAGTGGAGCAGCTCAAAGGAGTTTAAGGACAAATTAGGTCAAATGATGAAAATCCTCGTCAATAACTTCACCAGGAATGGATCAACAGGTTGTGAACAGTTTCTGCCTTCAACCTGA